One Acidimicrobiia bacterium genomic window, GTCACGATAGGTCCGGGGGCCACGACGTTGCAGGTGATGCCCCGCGGGGCGAGCTCACGGGCGACCGCTCGGGTGAGCCCGAGAAGGCCGGCCTTGGCCGCTGCGTAGTTGGCCTGGCCTGCTTGTCCTGTCTGTCCGCTCACCGAGGACACGTTCACGATTCGGCCGAACCTGCCCCGCATCATCTTCGGAGTGGCACGCCGGATGGTGTGGAAGGCGCCGGTGAGGTTCGTGCGCAGCACCGAGTCCCACTGCTCGTCGGTCATCCGCATGACAAGGCCGTCAGCGGTGATACCGGCGTTGTTCACGAGCAGCTCGA contains:
- a CDS encoding SDR family oxidoreductase; the protein is ELLVNNAGITADGLVMRMTDEQWDSVLRTNLTGAFHTIRRATPKMMRGRFGRIVNVSSVSGQTGQAGQANYAAAKAGLLGLTRAVARELAPRGITCNVVAPGPIVTAMTDGLPDDWRDWATTTVPLGRLGNPDEVGAVIAFLCSDPAGYVTGALVPVDGGLGMGH